One segment of Scomber scombrus chromosome 3, fScoSco1.1, whole genome shotgun sequence DNA contains the following:
- the LOC133977918 gene encoding myosin heavy chain, fast skeletal muscle-like, with protein sequence MGDAEMECFGPAAVYLRKPERERIEAQTTPFDAKSAYFVTEPKEMYLKGKLVKKEGGKATVETLCKKTITVKDDEIFPMNPPKYDKIEDMAMMTHLSEPTVLYNLKERYAAWMIYTYSGLFCVTVNPYKWLPVYDSVVVSGYRGKKRIEAPPHIFSISDNAYQFMLQDRENQSILITGESGAGKTVNTKRVIQYFATIAVAGGKKSEHTSGKMQGSLEDQIIAANPLLEAYGNAKTVRNDNSSRFGKFIRIHFGTTGKLASADIETYLLEKSRVTFQLSAERSYHIFYQLMTGHKPEIIEALLITKNPYDYPMISQGEITVKSIDDIEEYIATDTAIDILGFTAEEKANIYKLTGAVIHHGNMKFKQKQREEQAEPDGTEVADKIAYLMGLNSADLLKALCYPRVKVGNEFVTKGQTVPQVHNSVMALSKSCYEKMFLWMVVRINEMLDTKQPRSYFIGVLDIAGFEIFDYNSLEQLCINFTNEKLQQFFNHHMFVLEQEEYKKEGIEWEFIDFGMDLAACIELIEKPMGIFSILEEECMFPKASDVTFKNKLYDQHLGKSAPFQKPKPAKGKAEAHFSLVHYAGTVDYNVTGWLDKNKDPLNDSVVQLYQKSSVKLLGHLYASHAGADGKGREGGGGKKAGKKKGGSFQTVSALFRENLGKLMTNLRSTHPHFVRCLIPNESKTPGLMENFLVIHQLRCNGVLEGIRICRKGFPSRIQYGDFKQRYKVLNASVIPEGQFIDNKKASEKLLGSISVDHTQYKFGHTKVFFKAGLLGTLEEMRDEKLAALVTMTQGLCRGFLMRREFVKMMERREAIYSIQYNIRSFMNVKTWPWMKLYFKIKPLLKSAETEKEMANMKEDFEKTKVELAKALAKKKELEEKMVTVLQEKNDLQLQIQSEGENLSDAEERCEGLIKAKIQLEAKAKETAERLEDEEELNAELTAKKRKLEDECSELKKDIDDLELTLAKVEKEKHATENKVKNLVEEMASQDETIAKLTKEKKALQEAHQQTLDDLQAEEDKVNTLTKAKTKLEQQVDDLEGSLEQEKKLRMDLERAKRKLEGDLKLAHESIMDLENDKQQSDEKIKKKDFEMSQLLSKIEDEQILGVQSQKKIKELQARIEELEEEIEAERAARAKVEKQRSDLSRELEEISERLEEAGGATSVQIEMNKKREAEFQKLRRDLEESTLQHEATAAALRKKQADSVAELGEQIDNLQRVKQKLEKEKSEYKMEIDDLSSNMESVAKAKTNLEKMCRTLEDQLSELKTKNEEHVRQLNDIGVQRARLQTENGEITRQLEEKESLVSQLTRSKQAYTQQTEELKRHIEEEVKAKNALAHAVQSARHDCDLLREQYEEEQEAKAELQRALSKANSEVAQWRTKYETDAIQRTEELEEAKKKLAQRLQDAEETIEAVNAKCASLEKTKQRLQGEVEDLMIDVERANALAATLDKKQRNFDKVLAEWKQKYEENQAELEGAQKEARSLSTELFKMKNSYEETLDHLETLKRENKNLQQEISDLTEQIGENGKTIHELEKGKKIVETEKSELQTSLEEAEATLEHEESKILRVQLELTQIKSEVDRKIPEMQRKRPRRLSLM encoded by the exons ATGGGGGACGCAGAAATGGAGTGTTTCGGCCCGGCGGCCGTTTACCTCCGGAagccagaaagagagagaattgaAGCTCAAACCACTCCCTTTGATGCCAAATCAGCTTACTTTGTGACTGAGCCCAAAGAGATGTACCTCAAGGGGAAACTTGTGAAGAAAGAGGGTGGCAAAGCCACTGTGGAAACTCTCTGTAAAAAG ACTATCACTGTAAAAGATGATGAAATCTTCCCCATGAACCCTCCAAAGTACGATAAGATTGAGGATATGGCCATGATGACCCACCTCAGTGAGCCCACTGTGCTGTATAACCTCAAAGAGCGCTATGCAGCATGGATGATCTAC ACCTACTCTGGGTTGTTCTGCGTCACTGTGAACCCCTACAAGTGGCTCCCGGTGTACGATTCAGTGGTTGTATCAGGATACAGAGGCAAAAAGAGGATTGAGGCTCCACCCCACATCTTCTCCATCTCTGATAACGCCTATCAGTTCATGCTTCAAG ATAGAGAAAACCAGTCAATCCTGATTAC CGGAGAATCCGGTGCAGGGAAGACTGTCAACACCAAACGTGTCATCCAGTACTTTGCGACAATCGCAGTGGCTGGAGGAAAGAAATCTGAACACACCTCAGGCAAGATGCAG GGGTCGCTGGAAGATCAAATCATTGCAGCAAACCCACTGCTAGAGGCTTATGGTAATGCCAAGACAGTGAGGAATGACAATTCTTCACGTTTT GGAAAATTTATCAGAATTCACTTTGGAACCACGGGAAAACTGGCTTCAGCCGATATTGAAACAT ATCTGCTGGAGAAGTCTCGAGTTACGTTCCAGCTGTCTGCTGAGAGAAGCTACCACATCTTCTATCAGCTCATGACAGGACACAAACCTGAGATCATAG aGGCTCTCCTGATCACCAAAAATCCATATGACTATCCAATGATCAGTCAAGGTGAAATTACTGTTAAGAGTATTGATGATATTGAAGAATACATCGCTACGGAT ACTGCCATTGACATTCTGGGCTTCACTGCAGAAGAAAAGGCAAACATTTATAAGCTGACGGGAGCTGTGATACATCATGGAAACATGAAGTTCAAGCAGAAGCAGCGAGAAGAGCAGGCTGAGCCTGATGGCACTGAGG TGGCAGATAAAATCGCCTACCTCATGGGTCTGAACTCTGCTGATCTGCTAAAAGCATTATGTTACCCCAGAGTAAAGGTTGGGAATGAGTTTGTGACCAAAGGTCAAACTGTTCCTCAG GTTCACAACTCTGTCATGGCTCTCTCCAAGTCCTGCTATGAGAAAATGTTCTTGTGGATGGTTGTGAGAATCAATGAGATGTTGGATACTAAGCAGCCCAGAAGTTATTTCATCGGTGTCCTGGATATTGCTGGGTTTGAAATTTTTGAT tACAACAGCTTGGAGCAGCTTTGCATCAACTTCACCAATGAAAAACTGCAACAGTTTTTCAACCATCACATGTTTGTCCTGGAACAAGAAGAGTACAAGAAAGAGGGGATTGAGTGGGAGTTCATTGACTTCGGCATGGATTTGGCTGCCTGCATTGAGCTTATTGAGAAG cCAATGGGCATTTTCTCCATCCTTGAAGAGGAGTGCATGTTCCCCAAGGCTTCGGACGTAACCTTCAAGAACAAACTGTATGATCAGCATCTTGGTAAAAGTGCCCCCTTCCAGAAACCTAAACCTGCCAAAGGCAAAGCTGAAGCCCATTTCTCCCTGGTTCACTATGCTGGCACTGTTGATTACAATGTCACTGGCTGGCTGGACAAGAACAAGGACCCCTTGAACGATTCAGTTGTTCAGCTCTACCAGAAGTCTTCAGTCAAATTGCTGGGTCACCTCTATGCTTCACATGCCGGAGCGGATGGTAAGGGTC GTGAGGGTGGTGGTGGAAAAAAAGCCGGCAAGAAGAAGGGTGGGTCTTTTCAGACTGTATCTGCTCTGTTTAGG GAGAATTTAGGCAAGTTGATGACCAACCTAAGAAGCACTCATCCTCATTTTGTACGCTGTTTGATTCCAAATGAATCAAAGACCCCTG GTCTCATGGAGAATTTCCTGGTCATCCATCAGCTGAGATGTAATGGTGTGCTGGAAGGGATCAGGATCTGCAGAAAGGGCTTCCCCAGCAGAATCCAATATGGTGACTTCAAGCAGAG ATACAAAGTATTGAATGCCAGTGTCATTCCTGAGGGGCAATTCATCGACAACAAGAAAGCCTCAGAGAAACTCTTGGGCTCTATTTCTGTTGACCACACTCAGTATAAATTTGGACACACAAAG GTGTTCTTTAAAGCTGGCCTGCTGGGTACTCTGGAGGAGATGCGGGATGAAAAACTTGCTGCCCTGGTAACCATGACACAGGGTCTCTGTAGAGGTTTCCTCATGAGGAGAGAGTTTGTGAAGATGATGGAGAGGAG GGAGGCAATTTACTCCATCCAGTACAACATCCGCTCATTCATGAATGTCAAAACGTGGCCATGGATGAAGCTTTACTTCAAGATAAAGCCTCTGCTGAAGAGTGCAGAGACTGAGAAAGAGATGGCCAACATGAAAGAAGACTTTGAAAAAACCAAAGTGGAGCTAGCAAAAGCTCTGGCTAAGAAGAAGGAACTGGAGGAGAAGATGGTTACTGTCCTGCAGGAGAAGAATGACCTGCAACTACAAATTCAGTCT GAAGGTGAAAACCTTTCTGATGCAGAGGAGAGGTGTGAGGGGCTCATTAAAGCAAAAATCCAGCTTGAGGCCAAAGCCAAAGAAACGGCTGAGAGActggaggatgaggaagaactCAACGCTGAGCTGACTGCAAAGAAGCGCAAGCTGGAGGATGAGTGCTCTGAGTTGAAGAAAGACATTGACGACTTGGAGCTTACCCTGGCCAAAGTGGAAAAGGAGAAACATGCCACTGAGAACAAG GTTAAAAACTTGGTTGAGGAGATGGCTTCTCAAGATGAGACCATTGCCAAGTTGACCAAGGAGAAGAAAGCTCTCCAAGAGGCCCATCAGCAGACCCTTGATGATCTTCAGGCAGAGGAGGACAAAGTCAACACTCTGACGAAGGCCAAGACTAAGCTGGAGCAGCAAGTGGATGAT CTTGAAGGTTCTCTGGAGCAAGAAAAGAAGCTCCGTATGGACCTTGAGCGAGCTAAAAGAAAGCTGGAAGGAGATCTGAAACTGGCCCATGAATCCATAATGGATCTGGAGAACGACAAGCAGCAGTCTGATGAGAAAATCAAAAA GAAGGACTTCGAGATGAGCCAGCTCCTGAGTAAGATTGAGGACGAGCAGATTCTTGGGGTCCAGTCACAGAAAAAGATAAAGGAACTTCAG GCTCGTATTGAGGAGTTGGAGGAAGAGATTGAGGCTGAGCGGGCAGCTCGGGCCAAGGTGGAGAAACAGAGGTCTGATCTCTCCAGGGAATTGGAGGAGATCAGTGAGAGGCTTGAAGAAGCTGGAGGAGCAACATCTGTTCAGATTGAGATGAACAAGAAGCGTGAGGCCGAGTTCCAGAAACTGCGTCGTGATCTTGAAGAGTCCACCCTGCAGCACGAGGCCACCGCCGCAGCTCTCCGCAAGAAGCAGGCTGACAGTGTGGCAGAACTGGGAGAACAGATTGATAACCTTCAGCGTGTCAAACAGAAactggagaaagagaagagtgaATATAAGATGGAGATTGATGACCTCAGCAGCAATATGGAGTCTGTCGCAAAAGCAAAG ACCAATTTGGAGAAAATGTGTCGTACTCTTGAGGATCAACTGAGTGAGCTGAAGACCAAGAACGAAGAACATGTGCGCCAGTTGAATGACATTGGGGTTCAAAGGGCAAGACTGCAAACAGAAAAtg GTGAAATCACTCGCCAACTAGAGGAGAAAGAATCGCTGGTCTCTCAGCTGACAAGGAGCAAGCAGGCTTATACCCAGCAGACTGAAGAGCTCAAGAGGCACATTGAAGAGGAAGTTAAA GCCAAGAACGCCCTGGCTCATGCTGTTCAGTCTGCTCGTCATGACTGTGACCTGCTCAGAGAGCAGtatgaggaggagcaggaggccaAGGCTGAGCTGCAGCGTGCATTGTCCAAGGCCAACAGTGAGGTGGCTCAATGGAGAACCAAATATGAGACTGATGCCATTCAGCGCACTGAGGAGCTTGAGGAGGCAAA GAAAAAGCTTGCCCAGCGTCTTCAGGATGCAGAGGAAACCATCGAGGCTGTGAACGCAAAATGTGCCTCTctggaaaagacaaaacaaagactGCAGGGTGAAGTGGAAGACCTGATGATCGATGTGGAAAGAGCTAATGCTCTTGCTGCTACCCTCGACAAGAAGCAAAGGAACTTTGACAAG GTTCTTGCTGAGTGGAAGCAGAAATATGAGGAAAACCAGGCAGAGCTGGAGGGAGCTCAAAAAGAGGCTCGTTCTCTCAGCACTGAATTGTTCAAGATGAAAAATTCATATGAAGAAACTCTGGACCACCTGGAGACTTTGAAGAGGGAGAATAAAAATCTGCAAC AGGAGATCTCTGATCTAACTGAGCAAATTGGTGAGAATGGAAAAACCATCCATGAACTGGAGAAAGGGAAAAAGATTGTTGAGACAGAGAAGTCAGAACTCCAGACCTCACTTGAGGAGGCAGAG gcCACCCTGGAGCATGAGGAATCCAAGATTCTCCGTGTTCAGCTTGAACTTACCCAGATCAAAAGTGAAGTTGACAGAAAAATT CCAGAAATGCAGAGGAAAAGGCCAAGAAGGCTATCACTGATGTGA